The stretch of DNA TTCTTTAATGGATGCGATATATTCATCCGATAGTACTACCGGCAAAATATCCGGTTCAGGAAAATAACGATAATCATTCGCCATTTCCTTTGTTCTCAACACCGAAGTAGATCCACTAACTGTATCAAAGTTCAGGGTATTTTGAGAAATGGTTCCACCTGCTTCTATTACATCTATCTGGCGCTTAAACTCGTATTCAATCGCACGCTGTACATTTCGGATCGAGTTCATATTTTTTACCTCACAACGGGTTCCATATTCTTCGGCTCCCTTTAAACGAACGGAAATATTAGCATCACATCGCATGCTACCTTCCTCCATATTTCCATCACATATCTCAAGGTATCTCAAGATCTTCCTAAGCTCCGTTAAATATTGAGTTGCCTGCTCAGCGCTTCTCATATCGGGCTCCGAAACAATTTCCAATAATGGAACTCCTGCCCTATTTAAATCGATGTAAGAGTTATACGGATCCTGATCATGCATACTTTTCCCGGCATCTTCTTCCATATGAATATGGTGCAAACGTAATTTCTTGCGAGTACCATCTTTCAGTGCTACATCAACATACCCACCAATACTGATTGGTTTTGTATCCTGACTGATCTGATAACCTTTTGGAAGATCAGCATAGAAATAATTTTTGCGATCAAAGGCATTAAATTTATTAATAGTCCCGTTTGTTGCCAATCCAAGTTTTACAGCATATTCTACTACTTTACCATTTAATCGTGGTAGAGTGCCTGGATGGCCCAAAGTAACAGGGTTAACATTCCGGTTAGGTTCTGCGCCAAATGCGGCCGAATCACCGGAAAATATCTTCGTTTGAGTTGACATCTGCGCATGCACCTCAAGTCCGACAACCAATTCGTATTTATCGTATATCGTTGTATTCATAGCTTAATCACAAAAATATAACTTAATAACATTTTGTCAACAGATTAAGACTTTTTAAATAAATTTATTAACATAAATGCGATTTTGTTTAAACAATTTAAAAACAATAACAAATTTCAGGTCTATCACTACAACATTGATTTTTAGGTAAATGAATCCTCTCAGAAAATAATTATATTGCAAGCAGTAGGACCAGCACCGAATTCTTTTAAAACTTAAATGTTAAGCAGATTTTTTAACCAATTCTTTAACGCCATATCAGGTGAAAGCAAACGTTTTTCTCTTGAAAATCGGATTTTCAATATTACCTGTATCGTTACCATCTTAATTGCGTTTGGGGGAATTGTCCTGAATGTTATTAATCAGATCGATTATAGGCTTAATATTGTGATCATTATTGCCGAATGTGGATTGCTTATCTTGTATTATTTCTCCCGGTTTAAACAGCAATTTCAGTCTACTTTAATTACTTTTTTAATAATTTGTTATATAAGCTTAGGCTTGGGTTGGTTTTATAATGGAGGTGTTGATGGGCCAGTGATTTATATTATTACTTTCTTCCTGATCGTTTTTATCAGCATTATCAATGTAAAATATCAATACTTATGGATATTCACCTGTATTGCATTTACACTATTATTGTTTTTACTTGAATACTTGCATCCGGAACTTGTTGCACCTTATTATAGCAGGAAAGCCCGCTTCCTTGATCTTGCCGGAAGCTACATCATTGTGATTGTCAGTATTCTAACCATTGTTTTGGCCATAAAACGAAACTATGAATACGAAAGAAAAAAGCAGAAATACAGAGGACAGAAATTACGCAACAAAACAAACTCATTAGTAAACAATACAAAAATCTTGAAAACCAAGATTTAATTAAGATTAAGGTATTTTCGATTATTTCACATGATTTGCGTGGCCCACTAACATCCTTGCAAGGTCTGTTGAATCTTTTTAACGATCGTTTAATAGAGGTTGATGAGTTTAAAGAATTATCGATGGAAGTAACCGAACGCGTACGTCATAACCTTCAGCTGCTTGATAACCTACTTTATTGGTCGAACAGCCAAATGTTGGGTTTACGGGTTGAAGCCAAACAAATAGAGTTGAACAACTTAGTGGATGAATTTTTACACTTGCTAAGACCTGAGGCTGACGCCAAAAATATTATCATTGAAAATAAACTTTCTGAGAACAGTATCGCTTATGCCGATATTAACATGATAAAGGTGGTAATCAGAAATTTACTTTCGAATGCAATTAAGTTTACGAGACAAGGTGGACGCATAAAAATTAATTCGCGAAAAGACGGCGATGCAATGGTTTTTTCAGTTGAAGATAATGGGGTTGGTATTAGTCGCGAAAATCAAATGAAATTGTTTAGCATGGATCATTTTTCAACCAAAGGTACGGCTAATGAGGTTGGCACCGGTTTGGGACTTATTCTCTGCAAAGATTTTATTGAACGCAATGGCGGAAAAATATGGACGATGAGTGAACTAGGTAAAGGCAGTACATTTAGCTTTTCGTTGCCTCATCATAAACTAACCTAAGGGTTTCTACCTAAAAAGAACTGTTACCCTCATGAAAATAGAAAAAGATCACTCCTTCAAAGCTCGCCTGAAAAGTTTTGGTTATGCCTATAAAGGATTGAAGTTTTTGTTTTTAAATGAACCCAATGCTAAAATCCATCTTTTAATTACCATTATCGTCATTATTGCAGGTTTCTATTTCAATGTTAGCTCCATTGAGTGGTGTATGTTACTCTTGGCAATTGGATTGGTTATTTCTGCTGAGATGATAAATACAGCTATCGAAAAAATGGCCGATGTTGTTAGCCCGGAAAAAAATGCAAAGATCGGTTTAATAAAGGATATTGCCGCAGGAGCGGTACTGTTTACAGTAGTTATTGCAGTACTTATAGGCTTAATAATATTTTTATGATTACACTGATTATTGATTACATTGGATTGATTACACCGATTTTTGAATAGATTTTAAGATTAGTTGATCTTTAATTGATTCAAGAAATTACTAATCGTAATCATTAAATAATCCGTCGATAATCTATAAATACCTGAGTAATAAAAAATCGGTGTAATCAATCCAATAATCAGTGTAATCCAAAAAAACTATTTAGTAAACGAAGCCAATAAGTCGCTTCCTTTAAACAGCTGTAATTTTTCACCGTTTAATTTTACGTCAGTAGCGTCATTTAAGGCTTTAGAAAGAGCGTCTTCAACGGCCATTTCAGTACACATCATTTTAGTGCTTGCTAACGGGCCAAATTTCAGTTTTCCTTCTTCAAACTTATATCCACCGGTAAAATTATTGCAGCCTAATGATCCGCTTACCCTGCTATCGTCTTTATTAAATTCAATAAAGGCTGGCTTTCCTTTTGAAATATCAATGGCACTACCATTCGACATTAGTTGAGATAAGTTCCATTTGCTGCCAACTAATTGGTTTACATTTTCAGGGGTTACTAATCCGGAACTTTTCATCGTGTTACATCCAAATCCTAAAAAGGCAAAAATTGCAAACATTGCAACGAGCGTGAATTTTACTTTCATAATATTAAGTGTAAATAAATTTTCGACTTGATACTTACTAAATTTAAGCAATGACTGCATCAAATAAAAAAGTAGTCTGGGTAAACCGGACTACCTTATACTTATTACTACGATCGTATTACCAGATATGTAACACTCGATGTGGTTATTTTTTAAGAAAGATATTGCTTGGCTTTTTCTAGCGCTCTATCTAAGCCTGATGCATCTTTACCTCCTGCAGTTGCGTAGAATGGCTGTCCGCCCCCACCTCCCTGGATCTCTTTCCCTAACTCGCGAACGATCTGAGAAGCATTTAATTTTTTATCTTGAACCAGGCTATCAGAGATAATTACTGAAATACTTGGCTTTCCGTCAATTTCAGCAGCTATAACAAGGAACAAATCATTTAACTTCTCACGCATTTCAAACGAAAGATTCTTAATCGCTTCGGCAGATGGAATATCTACTCTAGTAGCGATGAAGTTTACTCCATTGATGGACTCTGCTTTTTTAACAAGATCATCTTTAAGCATTGACGCTTTCTGAATGATCATTTGCTCCAGTTCTTTACGCAAACGATTATTTTCTTCTAAAACATTTTCTAATCCTTTGACAACATCTTTAGGATTTTTCAATAACGTTTTTACTTCGTTAACGATCGCTTGCTGCTGATTATATAATTCTTCTGCTTTGGTGGCAGTAATCGCTTCAATACGACGAACACCTGCAGCTACAGCGCTTTCGGCAACGATTTTAAACGAACCAATTTGACCGGTTGCCGGCACGTGAATACCTCCACAAAGCTCTTTTGAATAAGAAGGATCAAAGGTAATCACACGCACAAAATCACCATATTTTTCACCAAACAAGGCAGTTACACCAGAATCAATCGCTTGTTGGAATGGAACTTTTCGTTGTTCGTCCAGCTTTATGTTCTCGCGAATTTTTTCGTTTACAATTTTCTCAATTGCGGCAATTTCTTCATCAGTTACTTTAGCGAAGTGTGAAAAGTCAAAACGCAAATATTCTTCATTCACCAATGAACCTTTTTGATTCACGTGATCACCTAAAACGCGTTTTAAGGCAGCATGTAGTAAGTGCGTTGCAGAGTGATTATTAGCCGTATCTCTACGTTTATCTGTATCAACCTTAGCAACAAATGCCTTCGTTAAGTCTTCCGGTAATTCGTCCGTAAAATGAACAATCAGGTTATTTTCTTTTTTGGTGTCATTGATTCGAACCAATTCATTTGCATTTTCTAATACACCGGTATCTCCTACTTGTCCACCACCTTCAGCATAGAAAGGAGTTTTATCCAATACTAACTGGTATTGCTCTTTACCTTTCGCTTTAATCTTACGGTATTTTAAAATATGCACTTCAGTTTCTAACTGATCATACCCTAAGAATTCCGTTTCTTTATCTTCACTTACTAGCACCCAGTCGCCGGTATCAATTGCAGTAGCTGCACGAGAACGATTTTTCTGCGCTTCCAATGCTTTATTGAAGCCATCCATGTCAACGTTTAGCTTACTTTCGCGAGCCAACAATTGAGTTAAATCGATAGGAAAGCCATACGTATCATATAATTCGAAAGCGAATTCACCTTCAATCTCTTTATGATCAGCAATGTATTTTTCAAAACGTTGGATACCTCCTGCAAGTGTACGTAAGAAAGATGCTTCTTCTTCTTTTACCACCTTTTCAACAAATGATTTTTGCTCTTTCAATTCGTTGAAAACCCCGTCAAACTGTTCTGCCAATAATGCAACCAGCTTGTACAAGAAGGGCTCCTTAAAGTTTAGGAATGTATAAGAATAACGAACCGCACGGCGCAAAATACGACGGATTACATAACCTGCTCCTGTATTTGACGGTAATTGTCCATCGGTAATGGTGAAGGCGATTGCACGAATATGATCTGCCATTACACGCATAGCAATATCCGTTTTTTCGACTTTACCATAAGCAATTCCACATTGTGACGCGATGAACTGAATCATTGGCTGGAACACATCGGTATCATAGTTTGATCGTTTTTGCTGCAACGCCATACATAAACGTTCAAAACCCATTCCGGTATCCACATGTTGAGCAGGAAGTTTTTCCAATGAACCATCGGCTTTACGGTTAAACTCCATAAATACGTTGTTCCAAATCTCAACAACTTGCGGATGGTCATTATT from Solitalea canadensis DSM 3403 encodes:
- a CDS encoding diacylglycerol kinase family protein produces the protein MKIEKDHSFKARLKSFGYAYKGLKFLFLNEPNAKIHLLITIIVIIAGFYFNVSSIEWCMLLLAIGLVISAEMINTAIEKMADVVSPEKNAKIGLIKDIAAGAVLFTVVIAVLIGLIIFL
- the gatB gene encoding Asp-tRNA(Asn)/Glu-tRNA(Gln) amidotransferase subunit GatB — translated: MNTTIYDKYELVVGLEVHAQMSTQTKIFSGDSAAFGAEPNRNVNPVTLGHPGTLPRLNGKVVEYAVKLGLATNGTINKFNAFDRKNYFYADLPKGYQISQDTKPISIGGYVDVALKDGTRKKLRLHHIHMEEDAGKSMHDQDPYNSYIDLNRAGVPLLEIVSEPDMRSAEQATQYLTELRKILRYLEICDGNMEEGSMRCDANISVRLKGAEEYGTRCEVKNMNSIRNVQRAIEYEFKRQIDVIEAGGTISQNTLNFDTVSGSTSVLRTKEMANDYRYFPEPDILPVVLSDEYIASIKESLPLLPEQLITKYTSEYELSEYDAGVLTENKQFAQFFESIIVHTSNYKSAANWMMGAIKSYLNDQSLEITDFALKPEQIAAIINLIDAGKINNSVATQKVFPALLDDPLKKVSQLAHDLGVLIESNDDELIGFIDQVLSKYPDKVKEYHKGKKNLVGMFMGDVMKLTKGKIDPKSANKLVVERLEAFKEV
- the alaS gene encoding alanine--tRNA ligase; translated protein: MDSRSIRKAFLDFFESKGHKIVPSAPLVVKNDPTLMFVNSGMAPFKDIFLGVSPVKFPRVADTQKCLRVSGKHNDLEEVGIDTYHHTLFEMLGNWSFGDYFKKEAIQWAWELLTEVYKLPKDRLYVTVFEGDAKENLAPDNEALEIWKKYIAADRILYGNKKDNFWEMGDQGPCGPCSEIHIDLRSEEERAQKDGKELVNNDHPQVVEIWNNVFMEFNRKADGSLEKLPAQHVDTGMGFERLCMALQQKRSNYDTDVFQPMIQFIASQCGIAYGKVEKTDIAMRVMADHIRAIAFTITDGQLPSNTGAGYVIRRILRRAVRYSYTFLNFKEPFLYKLVALLAEQFDGVFNELKEQKSFVEKVVKEEEASFLRTLAGGIQRFEKYIADHKEIEGEFAFELYDTYGFPIDLTQLLARESKLNVDMDGFNKALEAQKNRSRAATAIDTGDWVLVSEDKETEFLGYDQLETEVHILKYRKIKAKGKEQYQLVLDKTPFYAEGGGQVGDTGVLENANELVRINDTKKENNLIVHFTDELPEDLTKAFVAKVDTDKRRDTANNHSATHLLHAALKRVLGDHVNQKGSLVNEEYLRFDFSHFAKVTDEEIAAIEKIVNEKIRENIKLDEQRKVPFQQAIDSGVTALFGEKYGDFVRVITFDPSYSKELCGGIHVPATGQIGSFKIVAESAVAAGVRRIEAITATKAEELYNQQQAIVNEVKTLLKNPKDVVKGLENVLEENNRLRKELEQMIIQKASMLKDDLVKKAESINGVNFIATRVDIPSAEAIKNLSFEMREKLNDLFLVIAAEIDGKPSISVIISDSLVQDKKLNASQIVRELGKEIQGGGGGQPFYATAGGKDASGLDRALEKAKQYLS
- a CDS encoding sensor histidine kinase; the encoded protein is MISHDLRGPLTSLQGLLNLFNDRLIEVDEFKELSMEVTERVRHNLQLLDNLLYWSNSQMLGLRVEAKQIELNNLVDEFLHLLRPEADAKNIIIENKLSENSIAYADINMIKVVIRNLLSNAIKFTRQGGRIKINSRKDGDAMVFSVEDNGVGISRENQMKLFSMDHFSTKGTANEVGTGLGLILCKDFIERNGGKIWTMSELGKGSTFSFSLPHHKLT
- a CDS encoding META domain-containing protein; translation: MKVKFTLVAMFAIFAFLGFGCNTMKSSGLVTPENVNQLVGSKWNLSQLMSNGSAIDISKGKPAFIEFNKDDSRVSGSLGCNNFTGGYKFEEGKLKFGPLASTKMMCTEMAVEDALSKALNDATDVKLNGEKLQLFKGSDLLASFTK